In Aliidongia dinghuensis, the following proteins share a genomic window:
- a CDS encoding EAL domain-containing protein, protein MPHILKRERDRFVGFAFATAHLLVEIDLAGTVRFAAGASCGLADGPAETLVGQSLDTLVAPADREFMGHLLKRLISTGTIGLTRVRLTSYQGKPIDFILGGRRPLNGGDTLQLGLILASMLARAPEVAGQSEAERFTAAASHRLAVASEAQVEEGMTFLMLNGLQKLADERGPAALAEVLPQLMAYLRSVSAGGELASPLAPGRFGLVRARGVTEAEIVAGIEEILERAALPSPVQVFDLSFDSGGLDEADSARALAYSIRRFSEARPGGFNVRSLKDGATALLSETVKQVAAARRIMAQRRIEVVYQPVVRLTDSRTHHFEALSRISGVASIGPWIRFAEETGLIQDYDLILAEAVLSTMASHEKSGWQPMIAINLSAQSLQSSLFRARFDQITAAHAAQAPRLMIEVTETAGITDYPAMAAILRDLQARGHRLCIDDLGAGSTSLETLRSLPADYVKIDGPFLRAAIEDPREFKTLETVIGMALAHGSEIIVEQIESVDHASVASRIGAHYAQGFLYGRPTTDMIAFGHDNPDPHWQPMPFDKGKKPA, encoded by the coding sequence ATGCCGCACATTCTGAAGCGGGAACGGGACCGGTTCGTGGGCTTCGCCTTCGCGACGGCCCACCTGCTCGTCGAAATCGACCTCGCCGGGACGGTTCGCTTCGCTGCCGGCGCGTCATGCGGGCTTGCCGACGGACCGGCCGAGACGCTCGTCGGCCAGTCGCTCGACACGCTGGTCGCCCCGGCTGATCGCGAGTTCATGGGCCATCTCCTGAAGCGGCTCATCAGCACGGGCACGATCGGGCTCACGCGCGTCCGGCTCACGTCATATCAGGGCAAGCCGATCGACTTCATCCTGGGGGGCCGCCGGCCCCTCAACGGCGGCGATACGCTGCAGCTGGGCCTGATCCTGGCCAGCATGCTCGCCCGCGCACCCGAGGTCGCGGGCCAGAGCGAGGCCGAGCGCTTTACCGCCGCGGCCTCACACCGGCTCGCGGTCGCCTCCGAGGCGCAGGTCGAGGAAGGCATGACCTTCCTGATGCTGAACGGCCTCCAGAAGCTCGCGGACGAGCGCGGCCCGGCGGCGCTGGCCGAGGTCTTGCCGCAGCTGATGGCCTATCTGCGCTCGGTCTCAGCCGGCGGCGAGCTCGCGAGCCCGCTCGCCCCCGGCCGCTTCGGCCTGGTGCGCGCCCGTGGCGTGACAGAGGCGGAGATCGTCGCCGGCATCGAGGAGATCCTGGAGCGCGCCGCCCTGCCCTCGCCAGTCCAGGTGTTCGATCTGTCGTTCGACTCGGGCGGGCTCGACGAGGCGGATTCGGCCCGGGCGCTTGCCTACTCGATCCGCCGCTTCTCCGAGGCACGGCCGGGCGGCTTCAATGTCCGCTCGCTCAAGGACGGCGCCACCGCCCTCTTGTCGGAAACCGTGAAGCAGGTGGCCGCGGCACGCCGGATCATGGCGCAGCGCCGGATCGAGGTGGTCTATCAGCCGGTCGTCCGGCTCACGGACAGCCGCACCCATCATTTCGAGGCACTGTCGCGCATCTCGGGCGTGGCCTCGATCGGCCCCTGGATCCGCTTTGCCGAGGAGACGGGCCTCATCCAGGATTACGACCTGATCCTGGCCGAGGCGGTGCTCTCGACCATGGCCAGCCACGAGAAGAGCGGCTGGCAGCCGATGATCGCCATCAACCTGTCGGCCCAGTCGCTGCAAAGCTCGCTGTTCCGTGCCCGGTTCGACCAGATCACCGCCGCCCACGCCGCCCAGGCACCGCGCCTGATGATCGAGGTGACCGAGACCGCTGGCATCACCGACTATCCGGCGATGGCAGCGATCCTGCGCGACCTGCAGGCACGCGGCCACCGCCTCTGCATCGACGATTTGGGGGCCGGCTCGACCTCGCTCGAGACGCTGCGTTCGTTGCCGGCCGATTACGTCAAGATCGACGGGCCGTTCCTGCGCGCGGCGATCGAGGATCCGCGCGAGTTCAAGACGCTTGAGACCGTCATCGGCATGGCGCTCGCCCATGGCAGCGAGATCATCGTCGAGCAGATCGAAAGCGTCGACCACGCGTCGGTCGCGAGCCGGATCGGCGCGCACTACGCCCAGGGCTTCCTCTACGGTCGCCCGACCACGGACATGATCGCCTTCGGGCACGACAATCCGGATCCGCACTGGCAGCCGATGCCGTTCGACAAGGGCAAGAAGCCGGCATGA
- a CDS encoding YggT family protein has translation MYSLLILVDSVIQIFIWMLIVSAVLSWLTAFGVVNRYNRVVSVIGDTLYRLTDPVLRPIRGILPNLGGVDVSPIVAILLLTFLRNLVFEFFSGRL, from the coding sequence ATGTATAGCCTGCTGATTCTGGTCGACAGCGTGATCCAGATCTTCATCTGGATGCTGATCGTTTCCGCCGTTCTGAGCTGGCTCACGGCGTTCGGCGTCGTCAATCGCTACAACCGCGTGGTCTCCGTCATCGGCGACACGCTCTATCGGCTGACCGACCCGGTCCTGCGCCCGATTCGCGGCATCCTGCCGAACCTGGGCGGTGTCGACGTGTCGCCCATCGTGGCGATCCTGCTGCTGACCTTCCTGCGCAACCTCGTGTTCGAGTTCTTCAGTGGACGCCTCTAA
- the folD gene encoding bifunctional methylenetetrahydrofolate dehydrogenase/methenyltetrahydrofolate cyclohydrolase FolD, whose translation MDASKLIDGKAFAQGLRARVAAAAAELQARHGFRPGLAVVLVGDDPASQVYVRSKTKATEEAGFHGVEHKLPASTTQAELMALVARLNADPDVHGILVQLPLPAGLDAAAVVATIDPRKDVDGLHAQNVGALWSGAEGLVPCTPLGCVLLLKDRLGQLAGRNAVVIGRSALVGKPIAALLLAENCTVTVAHSRTKDLPAVCRQADILVAAVGRAEMVKGDWVKPGATVIDVGINRVPTPDGKGRLVGDVAFAEAAAVASAITPVPGGVGPMTIACLMRNTLTAACRIKGVPVPAV comes from the coding sequence GTGGACGCCTCTAAGCTCATCGACGGCAAGGCCTTCGCGCAGGGCCTGCGTGCCCGCGTCGCGGCGGCGGCGGCGGAGCTCCAGGCGCGCCACGGCTTCCGTCCCGGCCTGGCGGTGGTCCTGGTCGGCGACGATCCGGCGAGCCAGGTCTATGTCCGCTCCAAGACCAAGGCGACTGAGGAGGCGGGCTTCCACGGCGTCGAGCACAAGCTGCCGGCCTCGACGACCCAGGCCGAGCTCATGGCGCTCGTCGCCCGCCTCAACGCCGATCCGGACGTTCACGGCATCCTCGTGCAGCTGCCGCTGCCGGCCGGGCTCGATGCGGCGGCAGTCGTGGCCACGATCGATCCCCGGAAGGACGTCGACGGTCTCCATGCCCAGAACGTGGGCGCGCTCTGGAGCGGTGCTGAAGGGCTGGTGCCGTGTACGCCGCTCGGCTGCGTGCTGCTCCTGAAGGACCGCCTGGGCCAGCTCGCCGGCAGGAATGCCGTCGTGATCGGCCGCTCGGCCCTTGTCGGCAAGCCGATCGCGGCGCTGCTCCTGGCCGAGAACTGCACGGTCACCGTCGCGCATTCCCGGACCAAGGATCTGCCGGCAGTCTGCCGTCAGGCCGACATTCTGGTGGCGGCGGTCGGCCGTGCCGAGATGGTCAAGGGCGACTGGGTCAAGCCGGGCGCCACGGTCATCGATGTCGGCATCAACCGCGTGCCGACGCCGGACGGCAAGGGCCGGCTCGTCGGTGACGTAGCGTTCGCCGAGGCGGCGGCGGTCGCCTCGGCCATTACGCCGGTGCCGGGCGGCGTCGGGCCGATGACGATCGCTTGCCTCATGCGCAACACGCTGACGGCGGCCTGCCGCATCAAGGGCGTGCCGGTTCCGGCGGTCTGA
- the pal gene encoding peptidoglycan-associated lipoprotein Pal has translation MRTLIMDSLADARFGFVLVLLMALLAGCAEDQTVSTCGVPCQSKSNVGNPGGAKLAFDEAIHFDTDSSSPRADDKPVVARVAALLAAHPDARVVIEGHADERGTREYNLALGQRRAIAYRSALIAAGVSADRIIDTVSYGKERPVATGHDEAAWAQNRRALAVVQ, from the coding sequence ATGCGTACCTTGATCATGGACTCGCTGGCCGATGCCCGGTTCGGCTTTGTGCTCGTGCTGCTGATGGCGTTGCTGGCGGGATGCGCGGAAGATCAAACCGTCTCGACCTGCGGAGTGCCGTGCCAGTCAAAGAGTAATGTGGGCAATCCGGGCGGCGCCAAACTGGCCTTTGATGAGGCAATCCATTTCGATACGGATAGCTCGTCGCCGCGCGCCGACGACAAGCCTGTGGTGGCGCGAGTTGCGGCTCTGCTTGCGGCTCATCCAGACGCGCGGGTGGTGATCGAGGGCCATGCCGACGAGCGCGGCACACGCGAGTACAATCTGGCCCTCGGCCAGCGCCGGGCCATCGCTTACCGGTCGGCGCTTATCGCCGCCGGTGTGTCTGCCGACCGCATCATCGATACGGTTTCCTACGGCAAGGAACGGCCGGTCGCGACTGGGCACGACGAAGCGGCGTGGGCGCAGAACCGGCGTGCGCTCGCCGTAGTGCAATAG
- the kynA gene encoding tryptophan 2,3-dioxygenase — protein MSDETRKGATKKDARELAAEAHTDFARAMSYGDYLQLDTLLAAQKPLSDQPDELLFIIIHQATELWMKLVLHELTQARALVVADDLQPAFKAMARVSRIQAQLIQSWDVLSTMTPSDYSSFRSALGQSSGFQSAQYRLIEFLLGNKQAQMIEPHRHLPELATRLDAALATPSLYDEVIRLLARRGFAIDPAALGRDVREPYAADASVRAAWLTVYRDPKAHWELYQLAEELVDLEDWFQQWRFRHVTTVQRVIGFKRGTGGTAGVAYLRKALDIVFFPELWDVRTEL, from the coding sequence GTGAGCGACGAGACCAGGAAGGGCGCGACCAAGAAGGACGCGCGGGAGCTCGCGGCCGAGGCGCATACGGATTTCGCGCGCGCCATGAGCTACGGCGACTATCTGCAGCTCGACACGCTGCTCGCGGCGCAGAAGCCGCTGAGCGACCAGCCCGACGAGCTCCTGTTCATCATCATCCATCAGGCGACGGAGCTGTGGATGAAGCTCGTGCTGCATGAGCTGACCCAGGCGCGGGCCCTCGTCGTCGCCGACGATCTGCAGCCGGCGTTCAAGGCCATGGCGCGGGTCAGCCGCATCCAGGCGCAGCTCATCCAGTCGTGGGACGTGCTCTCGACCATGACGCCGTCGGACTATTCGAGCTTCCGTTCGGCGCTCGGTCAGTCGTCGGGCTTCCAGTCGGCGCAGTACCGGCTGATCGAGTTTTTGCTCGGCAACAAGCAGGCGCAGATGATCGAGCCGCATCGCCATCTGCCCGAGCTCGCGACCCGGCTCGACGCGGCGCTGGCGACACCCAGCCTCTATGACGAGGTGATCCGGCTCCTGGCGCGCCGCGGTTTCGCGATCGATCCCGCGGCGCTTGGCCGTGACGTGCGGGAGCCCTATGCCGCCGATGCCAGCGTGCGTGCCGCCTGGCTCACTGTCTATCGCGACCCCAAGGCCCATTGGGAACTCTATCAGCTGGCCGAGGAACTGGTCGATCTCGAGGACTGGTTCCAGCAATGGCGCTTCCGCCACGTGACGACGGTGCAGCGCGTCATCGGCTTCAAGCGCGGCACCGGCGGGACGGCCGGCGTCGCCTATCTCCGCAAGGCGCTCGACATTGTGTTCTTCCCCGAACTGTGGGACGTCCGCACCGAACTCTGA
- a CDS encoding DUF3592 domain-containing protein — translation MDEKAILKALETPRPTAMTGTCLGLIVIPIVLCIVFATLAVIVGLPKYYRALGLKERGIEISGEVTGGYITTAKQKGVREPVSTCHLKYSFSPRELAGAYQSSISSEALMSPGSCSVLHPGTIVPIIYDPLRPDRSVLNVGDPVGRMQPSEVLRQVEAAEEIIVSFFTLLVLLVVIAYYRQKHLIKWGGAAEAAIVKEREYRTKNGRFATVTYQFLDETGNQVQGVRRHVPAKIADATQDFAGSQEYRARIIEKPLVLYDPRNSRRNRLYPFALVRPKAI, via the coding sequence GTGGATGAAAAGGCGATCCTGAAGGCGCTTGAGACGCCACGTCCGACCGCGATGACTGGCACCTGCCTAGGCCTTATCGTCATCCCGATCGTCTTATGCATTGTATTCGCCACGCTTGCGGTAATCGTCGGTCTCCCGAAGTACTATAGAGCTCTGGGATTGAAGGAACGAGGTATCGAGATCTCGGGTGAAGTGACCGGTGGTTACATCACAACAGCAAAGCAGAAGGGTGTGCGGGAGCCCGTCAGCACCTGTCATCTCAAGTATTCATTCAGTCCGAGAGAGCTCGCTGGGGCTTATCAATCGTCGATCTCCAGCGAGGCGCTAATGTCGCCTGGGTCCTGCTCCGTGCTGCACCCTGGGACGATCGTGCCGATAATCTATGACCCCCTCAGGCCCGACCGGAGCGTCCTCAATGTCGGTGATCCGGTCGGCCGAATGCAACCGAGCGAGGTTTTGAGGCAGGTCGAGGCGGCGGAAGAGATAATCGTTTCGTTTTTCACCCTTCTCGTCCTGCTGGTCGTTATTGCGTATTACCGCCAGAAGCATCTCATCAAATGGGGCGGGGCTGCGGAGGCCGCGATTGTCAAGGAGCGAGAGTACAGAACGAAAAACGGGCGTTTCGCGACAGTGACCTATCAGTTCCTCGACGAAACCGGTAACCAGGTTCAGGGCGTCCGCCGGCATGTTCCTGCGAAAATTGCGGACGCTACGCAGGACTTTGCCGGGTCTCAGGAATACAGGGCGCGAATCATTGAGAAGCCGCTCGTGCTGTACGATCCGCGCAACAGTCGGCGCAACCGTCTTTATCCGTTCGCTCTCGTCAGGCCGAAAGCGATATAG
- the kynU gene encoding kynureninase: MTPTRPVLARPDLAALDKTDPLKPFRDRFVLPQGVIYLDGNSLGALPRATAARLAQVIEAEWGRDLITSWNKHDWIALPARVGDKIGRLIGAKPGETMVGDSTSVNLFKTLAAALRLRPGRRVILSEPANFPTDLYIAEGLAALLAEGHELRLVEPEAIDAAITDEVAVVMLTHVNYRTGRLHDMARVTTRAHDAGALMLWDLCHSAGAVPVDLNRAGADFAVGCGYKYLNGGPGAPAFLWAAERWHGQMTMPLTGWLGHAAPFAFETHFRPADGIQRGLVGTPPILSLAALECGVDILLDASIAEIRKKSLSQSALFAQLVEEQLAGHGFTIVSPGDEASRGSQVSLAHEQGYPIMQALIARGVIGDFRAPDILRFGFTPLYLGYAELWDAVWVLKEIMEDRSWDRPEHHARARVT; this comes from the coding sequence GTGACGCCCACACGCCCCGTTTTGGCCCGCCCCGATCTCGCCGCCCTCGACAAGACCGACCCGCTCAAGCCCTTCCGCGACCGTTTCGTCTTGCCGCAGGGAGTGATCTATCTCGACGGCAACTCGCTGGGCGCGCTGCCGCGGGCGACCGCGGCGCGCCTTGCCCAGGTGATCGAGGCCGAATGGGGCCGCGACCTCATCACCAGCTGGAACAAGCATGACTGGATCGCGCTGCCGGCGCGCGTCGGCGACAAGATCGGCCGGCTGATCGGCGCCAAGCCCGGCGAGACGATGGTCGGCGATTCGACCAGTGTGAACCTGTTCAAGACGCTGGCCGCCGCCCTCCGGCTCCGGCCCGGCCGCAGGGTCATCCTGTCGGAGCCGGCGAATTTCCCGACCGACCTCTATATTGCCGAGGGCCTGGCCGCCCTCCTGGCCGAGGGGCACGAGCTGAGGCTGGTCGAGCCGGAAGCGATCGACGCCGCGATCACCGATGAGGTCGCGGTCGTCATGCTGACCCACGTCAACTACCGCACCGGGCGCCTGCACGACATGGCGCGCGTCACGACCCGGGCGCATGACGCCGGCGCCTTGATGCTGTGGGACCTCTGCCATTCGGCCGGCGCCGTGCCGGTCGACCTCAACCGGGCCGGCGCCGATTTCGCCGTCGGCTGCGGCTACAAGTACCTGAACGGCGGGCCGGGCGCGCCCGCGTTCCTCTGGGCGGCCGAGCGCTGGCACGGACAGATGACCATGCCCTTGACCGGCTGGCTCGGCCACGCCGCCCCGTTCGCGTTCGAGACGCATTTCCGCCCGGCCGACGGCATCCAGCGCGGCCTGGTCGGCACGCCGCCGATTCTGAGCCTGGCAGCCCTCGAATGCGGCGTCGACATCCTGCTCGACGCCTCGATCGCGGAAATCCGCAAGAAGTCGCTCAGCCAGTCGGCACTGTTCGCCCAGCTGGTCGAGGAGCAGCTGGCCGGCCACGGCTTCACCATCGTCTCGCCCGGCGACGAGGCCTCCCGCGGCAGCCAGGTCTCGCTCGCCCATGAGCAGGGCTACCCGATCATGCAGGCACTGATCGCCCGCGGCGTGATCGGCGACTTCCGCGCGCCCGACATCCTGCGCTTCGGCTTCACGCCGCTCTACCTCGGCTATGCCGAGCTGTGGGACGCGGTCTGGGTCTTGAAGGAGATCATGGAAGACCGGTCCTGGGACCGGCCGGAGCATCACGCCCGGGCAAGGGTAACGTGA
- the kynB gene encoding arylformamidase: MELWDISPALRPGTPAFPGDTPYREERTWVLGPDCPVNVGAITLSTHAGSHADAPLHYDANGAPAGAFELARFIGPARVVDLRGLGPLVRPDHLAAALARPVRRLLLRTYERMPQDQWVQDFTAIDPAAIDFMAAHGVDLIGTDAASVDPATSKTLDAHMAVRRHGMLILENLVLDHVPPGDYELIALPLKLMNMDAAPLRAVLRPLPSPTS; encoded by the coding sequence ATGGAGCTCTGGGACATCAGCCCGGCCTTGCGGCCGGGCACGCCCGCCTTCCCCGGCGACACGCCCTACCGTGAGGAACGGACCTGGGTGCTGGGGCCGGATTGCCCGGTCAATGTCGGCGCCATCACCCTCTCGACCCACGCCGGCTCACATGCCGACGCGCCGCTGCATTACGACGCGAACGGCGCTCCGGCCGGCGCGTTCGAGCTCGCCCGCTTCATCGGCCCGGCGCGCGTCGTCGACCTGCGCGGCCTCGGGCCGCTGGTGCGGCCCGACCACCTGGCGGCAGCACTCGCAAGACCCGTCCGCCGGCTCTTGCTCCGCACCTACGAGCGCATGCCGCAAGACCAGTGGGTCCAGGACTTCACCGCGATCGACCCGGCGGCGATCGATTTCATGGCAGCACACGGCGTCGACCTCATCGGCACCGATGCGGCCTCTGTCGATCCCGCGACCTCCAAGACGCTCGATGCCCATATGGCGGTCCGCCGCCACGGCATGCTGATCCTCGAGAACCTGGTGCTGGACCACGTGCCGCCCGGCGACTACGAACTGATCGCCCTTCCCCTGAAGCTCATGAACATGGACGCGGCACCGCTGCGCGCCGTGCTGAGACCGCTGCCGAGCCCAACATCGTGA
- a CDS encoding argininosuccinate synthase encodes MSGSIKKVVLAYSGGLDTSVILRWLQDTYRCEVVTFTADLGQGEELEPARKKAEMFGVKEIFIDDLREEFTRDFVFPMFRANALYEGQYLLGTSIARPLIAKRQIEIAKLVGADAVSHGATGKGNDQVRFELGYYALKPDIKVIAPWREWDLNSRTKLIEYAEKHQIPIAKDKRGEAPFSVDANLLHISAEGKVLEDPWQEAPELVYSRTVNPEQAPDKPEYIEVEFKRGDAVAVNGEQLSPAALLTKLNELGGRNGVGRLDLVENRFVGMKSRGVYETPGGTVLQAAHRGIESITLDRNAAHLKDELMPRYAELVYNGFWFSPEREMLQALIDKSQEHVEGTVRLKLYKGSVTVVGRKSPKTLYSLAHVTFEEDQVYDQRDAAGFIKLNALRLRLAKAARG; translated from the coding sequence ATGAGCGGCAGCATCAAGAAGGTCGTGCTGGCCTATTCCGGCGGCCTCGACACCTCGGTCATCCTCCGGTGGCTGCAGGATACCTATCGATGCGAGGTGGTGACCTTCACCGCCGACCTCGGCCAGGGCGAGGAGCTGGAGCCGGCGCGCAAGAAGGCCGAAATGTTCGGCGTGAAGGAGATCTTCATCGACGATCTGCGCGAGGAATTCACCCGCGACTTCGTCTTCCCGATGTTCCGCGCCAACGCGCTCTACGAGGGCCAGTATCTGCTCGGCACCTCGATTGCCCGGCCGCTCATCGCCAAGCGCCAGATCGAGATCGCGAAGCTGGTCGGCGCCGATGCGGTCTCCCACGGCGCCACCGGCAAGGGCAACGACCAGGTGCGCTTCGAGCTCGGCTATTACGCGCTGAAGCCCGACATCAAGGTCATCGCCCCCTGGCGCGAGTGGGACCTGAACTCGCGCACCAAGCTCATCGAATACGCCGAGAAGCACCAGATTCCGATCGCCAAGGACAAGCGCGGCGAGGCGCCGTTCTCGGTCGACGCGAACCTCCTGCACATCTCGGCCGAGGGCAAGGTGCTGGAGGATCCGTGGCAGGAGGCGCCGGAGCTGGTCTATTCCCGCACGGTCAATCCGGAGCAGGCGCCGGACAAGCCGGAATATATCGAGGTCGAGTTCAAGCGCGGCGACGCGGTCGCGGTGAACGGCGAGCAGCTCTCGCCGGCGGCCCTCCTGACCAAGCTCAACGAGCTCGGCGGCCGCAACGGCGTCGGCCGGCTCGACCTGGTCGAGAATCGCTTCGTCGGCATGAAGAGCCGCGGCGTCTACGAGACGCCGGGCGGCACTGTGCTGCAGGCAGCGCACCGCGGCATCGAGAGCATCACGCTCGACCGCAATGCCGCCCACCTCAAGGACGAGCTGATGCCGCGCTATGCCGAGCTCGTCTACAACGGCTTCTGGTTCTCCCCCGAGCGCGAGATGCTGCAGGCCTTGATCGACAAGAGCCAGGAGCATGTGGAGGGCACGGTTCGCCTGAAGCTCTACAAGGGCTCGGTCACCGTCGTCGGCCGCAAGTCGCCGAAGACGCTCTACAGCCTGGCCCACGTCACCTTCGAGGAAGACCAGGTCTACGACCAGCGCGACGCTGCCGGCTTCATCAAGCTGAACGCGCTGCGCCTTCGCCTCGCCAAGGCGGCGCGCGGCTAA
- a CDS encoding FTR1 family iron permease — MLASLLIVFREILEAGLIVGIVLAATEGVRGRGRWVAAGVGAGVLGASILALFAGAVSSAFQGSGQELFTVSILCLAVVMLGWHTVWMSKHGREMAAEMSAAGRAVKTGQKSLLAMAIVVAVAVLREGFEVVLFLYGIAASSQEGPVPLFVGGLAGVGLGSLLSYLLYRGLVIIPIRHLFSVTNGLVALLAAGMAGQAADILAQIGLVPTLGDQVWDSSAILAQDSLAGRALHALVGYADRPSGIQIVTYLVTLVVLISLSRIIGKAKTQPPKTGTMVPPVAQPGE; from the coding sequence ATGCTGGCGAGTTTGCTGATTGTGTTCCGCGAGATCCTTGAGGCCGGCCTCATCGTCGGCATCGTGCTCGCCGCGACCGAGGGCGTGCGCGGGCGTGGCCGCTGGGTTGCGGCCGGCGTCGGGGCGGGCGTGCTGGGCGCCTCGATCCTGGCGCTGTTCGCCGGCGCGGTGTCGAGCGCGTTCCAGGGCTCGGGCCAGGAGCTGTTCACGGTCTCGATCCTCTGCCTCGCCGTCGTGATGCTCGGCTGGCACACGGTCTGGATGTCGAAGCACGGGCGCGAGATGGCGGCCGAGATGTCGGCGGCCGGCCGGGCGGTCAAGACCGGGCAGAAGTCGCTCCTGGCCATGGCCATCGTCGTCGCGGTCGCGGTGCTGCGTGAGGGCTTCGAGGTCGTGCTGTTCCTCTACGGCATCGCCGCCTCCAGCCAGGAAGGGCCGGTGCCGTTGTTCGTGGGCGGGCTCGCCGGCGTCGGGCTCGGCTCGCTCCTGTCGTACCTGCTCTATCGCGGCCTCGTCATCATCCCGATCCGGCATCTGTTCTCGGTTACGAATGGGCTGGTGGCACTGCTCGCCGCCGGCATGGCCGGCCAGGCCGCCGACATCCTGGCCCAGATCGGCCTCGTGCCGACCTTGGGCGACCAGGTCTGGGACAGCTCCGCCATCCTGGCGCAGGACAGCCTCGCCGGCCGGGCGCTCCATGCGCTCGTGGGCTACGCCGACCGGCCGAGCGGCATCCAGATCGTGACCTATCTCGTGACCCTCGTCGTGCTGATCTCGCTCAGCCGGATCATCGGCAAGGCCAAGACCCAGCCGCCGAAGACCGGCACCATGGTACCGCCCGTCGCTCAACCTGGTGAATAA
- a CDS encoding cupredoxin domain-containing protein, protein MNKTLGAALALAALAPAALTMAGPAVADDAVHLSIKDHKYVPDRLEVPAGVKFKLLVKNEDPTPEEFESFELKREKVVAPGQEIQVFLGPLDPGEYKFFGDFHQDTAKGVMVAK, encoded by the coding sequence ATGAACAAGACCCTCGGCGCCGCGCTGGCGCTCGCGGCGCTGGCGCCCGCTGCCCTCACCATGGCCGGCCCGGCCGTTGCGGATGATGCGGTGCACCTGTCGATCAAGGATCACAAATACGTGCCGGACCGGCTCGAGGTGCCCGCCGGCGTCAAGTTCAAGCTCCTGGTCAAGAACGAGGACCCGACGCCGGAAGAGTTCGAGAGCTTCGAGCTGAAGCGCGAGAAGGTCGTGGCACCCGGGCAGGAGATCCAGGTGTTCCTGGGCCCGCTCGATCCCGGCGAATACAAGTTCTTCGGCGATTTCCACCAGGACACCGCCAAGGGCGTGATGGTCGCCAAGTAA
- a CDS encoding acyl carrier protein: MSSSTADVKNWMHMFRWIVKLIRDEYGIDEKQLIRTAVLETDLGLSLEQVERVLEFVSDSFEIRFPDGTLDEVLRLEELCLVASWLKGFYKRPPFIGLQYETACRALNPGASTEV, translated from the coding sequence ATGTCCTCCTCGACTGCGGACGTCAAGAACTGGATGCATATGTTCCGCTGGATCGTGAAGCTGATCCGCGATGAATACGGCATCGATGAAAAGCAACTGATCCGCACCGCGGTGCTGGAAACCGATCTGGGCTTGAGCCTGGAGCAGGTCGAGCGAGTGCTCGAGTTCGTCTCCGACAGTTTCGAGATCCGTTTCCCGGACGGCACGCTCGACGAGGTGCTGCGGCTCGAGGAGCTGTGCCTCGTCGCCTCGTGGCTCAAAGGCTTCTACAAGCGCCCGCCCTTCATCGGCCTGCAATACGAGACAGCATGCCGGGCGCTCAATCCCGGCGCCTCGACCGAGGTCTGA